The Ananas comosus cultivar F153 linkage group 7, ASM154086v1, whole genome shotgun sequence genome has a window encoding:
- the LOC109713056 gene encoding probable aquaporin PIP2-6 — MQQQQHKPTTATMSTKEEEIMASEKAKKAPYADPPPAELLVEHGELRRWSLYRAAIAEFVATLLFVYVAIATVIGYKSQSQSSPCTGVGFLGVAWAFGGMIFVLVYSIAGVSGGHINPAVTFGLLVARKLSLVRAALYIAAQCLGAICGAGIAKGIMKHPYNSLGGGANEVAPGYSTGAALGAEIVGTFVLVYTVFAATDPKRTARDSFVPVLVPLPIGFAVFVVHLATIPITGTGINPARSLGPAVIYNQHKAWHDHWIFWVGPLLGAALAAIYHKYILRGVALKALGSFTSLPTTS; from the exons atgcaacaacaacaacacaagcCCACCACAGCAACCATGTCGACTAAGGAGGAGGAGATAATGGCGAGCGAGAAGGCGAAGAAGGCGCCTTATGCCGACCCGCCGCCCGCAGAGCTGCTGGTCGAACATGGCGAGCTCCGGCGGTGGTCGCTGTACCGTGCGGCGATCGCGGAGTTCGTCGCCACCCTCCTCTTCGTCTATGTCGCCATCGCCACCGTCATCGGCTACAAGTCGCAGTCGCAGTCGAGCCCCTGCACGGGCGTCGGCTTCCTCGGCGTCGCCTGGGCCTTCGGCGGCATGATCTTCGTCCTCGTCTACTCCATCGCCGGCGTCTCCG gtGGGCATATAAACCCGGCGGTGACATTCGGGCTGCTGGTGGCGCGAAAGCTGTCGCTGGTGCGGGCAGCGCTGTACATAGCGGCGCAGTGCCTGGGAGCCATCTGCGGCGCCGGAATTGCGAAGGGGATCATGAAGCATCCCTACAACTCACTCGGCGGCGGCGCCAACGAGGTCGCCCCCGGATACTCCACGGGCGCCGCCCTCGGCGCAGAGATCGTCGGCACCTTCGTCCTCGTCTACACCGTCTTCGCCGCCACCGACCCCAAGCGCACCGCCCGCGACTCCTTCGTCCCC GTTTTGGTGCCGCTGCCGATCGGGTTCGCGGTGTTTGTGGTGCACCTCGCGACCATTCCGATCACCGGAACAGGGATCAATCCGGCGAGGAGCCTCGGGCCGGCGGTCATCTACAACCAGCACAAGGCTTGGCATGATCAT TGGATCTTTTGGGTGGGGCCACTGTTGGGGGCCGCATTGGCAGCGATTTACCACAAATACATTCTCAGAGGAGTAGCTCTGAAGGCTCTAGGCTCCTTCACAAGCCTCCCCACCACCTCCTAA